The following proteins are encoded in a genomic region of Sorangiineae bacterium MSr12523:
- a CDS encoding SurA N-terminal domain-containing protein produces the protein MNIKQPIGFVALLAISIAAHASYATIVERIVAVVGERAILLTELRKRAKPFLMQIYKAPTTPAVRAGQETQVYREVLDRMIDDMISEQAATRAHLVVSAPEVDRAIRTVAEGQKLSAADLLKAAEREGFSENDYREELRRQLLQGKLVQLRVLQRVRVGENDMRAAYARWRKKMEEGRPVELRIIALRLDTSTTEPQRRERERLAADISRRARAGEDFCQLVARHSDDVSTKSTCGSSGPHPFSALLPILQDTVNSLNEGETSLPIFEGMDAILVVQLAKTPPIPDYDAVKPLMRDEAMREVVDRQWKTWLQEQRRNLYIDIRL, from the coding sequence AGCCCATTGGGTTCGTGGCGCTATTGGCCATTTCAATCGCGGCCCACGCGAGTTACGCCACCATCGTGGAGCGCATCGTCGCCGTGGTGGGCGAGCGCGCGATTCTCCTGACCGAGCTTCGCAAAAGGGCGAAACCGTTCTTGATGCAGATTTACAAGGCTCCAACGACGCCAGCGGTGCGCGCGGGGCAGGAAACGCAGGTATACCGCGAGGTCCTCGATCGCATGATCGATGACATGATTTCCGAACAGGCCGCTACCCGCGCCCATCTCGTGGTGTCGGCGCCGGAGGTCGATCGCGCCATCCGAACGGTGGCCGAAGGTCAGAAGCTCTCCGCTGCGGATCTCTTGAAGGCCGCCGAACGTGAAGGCTTCAGCGAAAACGACTACCGCGAGGAATTGCGGAGGCAGTTGCTGCAAGGAAAACTCGTTCAATTGCGCGTCTTGCAGCGCGTGCGGGTCGGAGAAAATGACATGCGGGCGGCCTATGCGCGCTGGCGGAAGAAAATGGAGGAGGGCCGCCCCGTCGAGCTGCGCATCATCGCGCTTCGATTGGACACGTCGACCACCGAACCGCAACGGCGGGAACGCGAACGACTCGCCGCCGACATTTCACGGCGTGCCCGGGCCGGGGAAGACTTTTGCCAACTCGTGGCACGCCATTCCGATGACGTGTCCACCAAGAGCACCTGCGGGTCGAGCGGGCCGCACCCTTTTTCTGCGCTTCTCCCCATTCTGCAAGATACGGTGAACTCGCTGAACGAAGGCGAAACGTCCCTCCCCATCTTCGAAGGCATGGACGCGATCCTCGTGGTGCAATTGGCCAAGACGCCGCCCATACCCGATTACGATGCGGTCAAACCCCTGATGCGCGACGAGGCCATGCGCGAGGTGGTCGATCGCCAATGGAAAACGTGGCTCCAGGAACAGCGCCGGAACCTCTACATCGATATACGGCTATAG
- a CDS encoding alpha/beta fold hydrolase, whose protein sequence is MMSIQNSESRSTHLPRTGGGASWAMATCEREMVRAEDGYELATSWYYPERLARGAVLLTSGMAIPQLYYDAFARWLADRGFLTVTFDYRGTGASLHGKLRDVRADLFTWARDTGSILAALRQRAKGLPVTWIGHSLGGQLVPFAPGHEHVQHIVTIATGTGYWRHNARPTRLRAGLLWHAIVPPVLATCGYFPGKRLNMVGDLPHGVMAQWRRWCMHPEYLVGVEGDTARQCFASVTAPLTSISFTDDEMMSGRNTEILHALYTGTHRQMVRLAPGDVGLPRIGHFGFFRRGMKDALWNRLIVPLLPS, encoded by the coding sequence ATGATGAGTATCCAAAATAGCGAAAGCCGCTCGACGCATCTCCCGCGCACGGGAGGCGGCGCGTCATGGGCCATGGCCACGTGCGAACGCGAAATGGTTCGAGCCGAGGACGGCTACGAGCTCGCCACCAGCTGGTACTACCCCGAGCGCCTCGCCCGCGGCGCGGTGCTGCTCACCTCGGGGATGGCCATTCCCCAGCTCTATTACGATGCCTTTGCACGCTGGCTGGCCGATCGCGGCTTTCTCACCGTGACCTTCGATTACCGAGGCACCGGCGCATCGCTCCACGGCAAGCTGCGCGACGTGCGTGCCGATCTTTTCACCTGGGCCCGAGACACCGGCTCCATACTCGCGGCATTGCGCCAGCGCGCGAAAGGCCTTCCCGTCACCTGGATTGGGCACAGCCTCGGCGGCCAACTCGTTCCATTCGCGCCCGGTCACGAACACGTGCAGCACATCGTGACCATTGCGACGGGTACCGGATACTGGCGTCACAATGCACGGCCCACGCGGCTGCGCGCGGGCCTTCTCTGGCATGCCATCGTGCCGCCGGTCCTTGCCACGTGCGGGTACTTCCCCGGCAAACGCTTGAACATGGTGGGCGACCTACCCCATGGCGTCATGGCGCAATGGCGCCGTTGGTGTATGCACCCCGAGTACCTCGTCGGCGTGGAGGGCGACACGGCGCGGCAATGCTTTGCGTCCGTCACCGCACCGCTGACATCCATTTCCTTCACCGACGACGAAATGATGTCCGGTCGGAATACGGAGATCTTGCATGCTCTTTACACGGGCACCCACCGCCAGATGGTGCGGCTCGCACCGGGCGACGTGGGGCTGCCGCGCATCGGCCACTTCGGCTTCTTCCGGCGCGGCATGAAGGACGCCCTCTGGAATCGCCTCATCGTACCGTTGCTCCCATCGTAG
- a CDS encoding aromatic amino acid ammonia-lyase, whose amino-acid sequence MKAAIFVLAMGLAFAVACTPPQAANSPNGARASSISSDTTAQAPRGPKAAPVKSALARPEPRDFPYRDAPPVRLGMGHVTIEQIVHIARGGAPVRAEPASMDRLDRAHRLLLAAARKDIPIYGLNRGVGENKDKTIFQGDALSAEMKQASERFNAALLRAHSAGLGDNLPESTVRALMAIRLNTILAGHTGCQRIVAQMYIEFLNRHIHPLVPSIGSVGEADITVLPHIGLAMMGEGEVIRRGERMPASRALALEGLSPLKPYAKDALTITSSNAHSASLALMALHDAEQLLDSAEAIYALSLEGLNGNVAPMLPIAQDLQGYPEQSAAAARVRGYLAGSYLWQPDSARPLQDPLSFRDMSHLHGAARSAIEVARRSLTLQINQSDDNPAVILDVTAPADAPPAQRATYVAEGDVRGAVVPTANFEPVAWALPLQAVNVAFAHVSRASCYRTLKLSMNHFTGLTRFLAPDDTAIAFGAIQKPCGALDADIRTLANPVSLDFLPVAGDIEDQGTNAPLIAHRLRRIGERLAGVFGLELLHAAQAVDLRLRKNPSLPLGRSTARLHAAFRTHVAFLDKDRPLTPDIRASLEFVAGGHVLRALERD is encoded by the coding sequence ATGAAAGCAGCCATCTTCGTGCTCGCCATGGGCCTGGCCTTCGCCGTCGCCTGCACGCCACCGCAGGCCGCGAACTCACCCAATGGCGCGCGCGCATCGTCGATTTCGTCGGATACGACGGCGCAGGCTCCGCGCGGCCCGAAAGCGGCGCCGGTGAAGTCCGCGCTCGCAAGGCCCGAACCGCGTGATTTCCCTTACCGTGATGCTCCGCCGGTTCGGCTGGGGATGGGGCACGTGACCATCGAACAGATCGTGCACATCGCCCGTGGCGGTGCGCCCGTTCGGGCGGAACCTGCCTCGATGGATCGGCTCGACCGCGCACATCGATTGCTGCTGGCCGCCGCCCGAAAGGATATTCCCATTTATGGATTGAACCGCGGCGTGGGCGAGAACAAAGACAAAACCATCTTCCAAGGGGATGCGCTCTCGGCCGAAATGAAGCAGGCCTCGGAGCGATTCAATGCTGCCTTGCTGCGCGCCCATTCCGCGGGCTTGGGCGACAATCTGCCCGAGTCCACCGTTCGCGCGCTGATGGCCATTCGCCTGAATACGATTCTCGCGGGCCACACCGGCTGCCAGCGAATCGTCGCCCAGATGTACATCGAATTCCTCAATCGGCACATTCACCCCTTGGTTCCATCGATTGGCTCCGTCGGTGAGGCGGATATCACGGTATTGCCGCACATTGGTCTGGCCATGATGGGCGAGGGCGAGGTCATTCGCCGCGGCGAGCGCATGCCCGCCTCGCGCGCGCTGGCCCTGGAGGGCCTTTCGCCGCTCAAGCCTTACGCGAAGGATGCGCTCACCATCACCAGCTCGAATGCGCACTCGGCGTCGCTCGCCTTGATGGCGCTGCACGATGCCGAGCAGCTTCTCGACTCGGCGGAGGCCATTTATGCACTGAGCCTCGAGGGCCTGAACGGCAATGTCGCGCCCATGCTGCCCATCGCCCAGGATCTGCAAGGCTATCCCGAGCAAAGCGCCGCGGCGGCGCGGGTGCGTGGTTACCTCGCCGGCAGCTACCTCTGGCAGCCCGATTCGGCGCGCCCGCTGCAGGATCCGCTCAGCTTTCGCGATATGAGCCACTTGCACGGCGCTGCGCGTTCGGCCATCGAGGTGGCCCGCCGGTCGCTCACGTTGCAAATCAATCAATCGGACGACAATCCGGCGGTGATCCTCGATGTCACGGCCCCCGCCGATGCGCCGCCGGCGCAGCGTGCCACGTACGTCGCCGAAGGAGACGTGCGCGGGGCGGTGGTGCCCACCGCGAATTTCGAGCCGGTGGCTTGGGCCCTGCCGCTGCAGGCGGTGAACGTGGCCTTCGCGCACGTTTCCCGTGCGAGCTGCTACCGCACCCTCAAATTGTCGATGAATCATTTCACCGGCCTCACGCGCTTTCTGGCGCCGGATGACACGGCAATTGCGTTTGGCGCGATTCAAAAGCCGTGCGGTGCGCTCGATGCGGACATTCGCACCTTGGCCAATCCGGTTTCGCTCGATTTCCTTCCCGTGGCCGGCGACATCGAAGATCAAGGGACCAACGCACCGCTCATCGCGCATCGCTTGCGGCGCATTGGAGAACGCCTGGCCGGCGTCTTCGGGCTCGAGCTTCTTCACGCCGCGCAAGCCGTCGATTTGCGACTGAGAAAGAACCCTTCCCTGCCCCTCGGGCGTTCCACGGCGAGACTTCACGCGGCCTTCCGCACGCACGTTGCATTTCTCGACAAGGATCGGCCGCTCACGCCCGACATTCGCGCTTCGCTCGAGTTCGTCGCCGGCGGCCACGTACTTCGCGCGCTCGAGCGCGATTGA
- a CDS encoding TetR/AcrR family transcriptional regulator produces the protein MARTRAPKRKEPGEYHHGDLRRALLEAALTMVVESGPESFSVREAARRVGVDHRAAYRHFADKATVLAELAQEGYERIVRGWNAVLAELPEEDVHARLLALGRTYIEFAYREPGRYRVMTGPRLNEEGRFPELEIPIDTGINLLKNELRVGMARGALREADVAECAITLWSAMHGLASSIVMRRIRVRKEQLAAFAERTFGCTVRGLEK, from the coding sequence GTGGCTCGAACGCGCGCTCCGAAGCGCAAAGAACCGGGGGAGTACCATCATGGCGACCTGCGCCGTGCGCTGCTCGAGGCGGCGCTCACGATGGTGGTCGAAAGCGGGCCGGAGTCGTTCAGCGTGCGGGAGGCCGCCCGGCGCGTGGGGGTGGATCACCGCGCGGCCTACCGGCACTTCGCCGACAAAGCCACCGTTCTGGCGGAGCTCGCTCAAGAGGGCTACGAGCGCATCGTACGCGGGTGGAACGCGGTGCTGGCGGAGCTTCCCGAGGAAGACGTGCATGCGCGGCTTCTGGCCCTCGGGCGCACGTACATCGAATTCGCGTACCGCGAGCCGGGACGCTACCGCGTGATGACGGGGCCGCGCCTCAACGAGGAGGGGCGCTTTCCCGAGTTGGAGATCCCCATCGACACCGGCATCAATCTGCTGAAAAACGAATTGCGCGTCGGCATGGCGCGCGGCGCCTTGCGCGAAGCCGACGTGGCCGAGTGCGCGATCACGCTATGGTCCGCGATGCACGGGCTCGCGAGCTCCATCGTCATGCGTCGCATTCGCGTGCGGAAAGAGCAACTCGCCGCCTTTGCCGAGCGCACCTTCGGATGCACCGTGCGCGGCTTGGAAAAATGA